One genomic segment of Roseivirga misakiensis includes these proteins:
- a CDS encoding trypsin-like peptidase domain-containing protein has product MISKKQFFLALLASSCLGGLVVLIGMNVMTDGQMGINNNAGLSSTVTTSFNKIDESPKDYIVPEGINFIKASRAAVPAVVHITNTSKPSSGSRSWSKLLGRRGRVRQSTGSGVIISPDGYIATNYHVVEDADELEVRLDDNRRIEAELIGVDEDTDLALIKIKAAGDLDFVEFGDSDQVEIGEWVLAVGNPFDLNNTVTAGIVSAKARNINLISGQRNQYGIESFIQTDAVVNRGNSGGALVNLDGGLIGINTAIATNTGTFSGYSFAVPSILVKKVMDDLLEFGEVKRGLLGVQIMDADGRGTTELSGVLIRGVSPGGAADKAGIKDNDVIVGIDERPIRTTSELQEFVARKRPGDEILVQFKRDGLKKEANLTLKEKIELITRDPEEIKFTYKVEGATFAGLSDRLKYALRVEGGVQLLELGDGAWKKAGLKENFVITKVGDRDITDLEQFQSLLDSKKRDFYVMGKYPEGEKEYFKIDW; this is encoded by the coding sequence ATGATAAGTAAAAAACAATTCTTCCTGGCTTTGCTGGCTTCTTCCTGTCTTGGCGGATTGGTCGTTCTTATTGGAATGAACGTTATGACTGATGGCCAAATGGGCATAAATAACAATGCTGGGCTAAGTTCTACCGTTACCACCTCTTTTAATAAAATTGACGAGTCTCCCAAAGACTACATAGTACCAGAAGGGATTAATTTTATCAAGGCATCTCGTGCTGCTGTTCCCGCAGTAGTTCACATTACAAATACATCAAAACCTTCTAGTGGTTCAAGATCATGGTCTAAGTTATTGGGAAGAAGAGGTCGTGTGAGACAATCTACTGGTTCAGGGGTAATTATTTCACCTGATGGATATATCGCTACAAATTATCACGTGGTAGAAGATGCTGATGAGTTGGAAGTAAGACTTGACGATAATAGAAGAATTGAGGCAGAGTTGATAGGAGTAGATGAAGATACTGATCTAGCACTCATTAAAATTAAGGCAGCAGGTGATCTAGACTTTGTAGAATTCGGTGATTCCGACCAAGTTGAAATTGGTGAGTGGGTGTTGGCCGTCGGAAACCCATTCGATTTAAATAATACAGTTACTGCTGGAATTGTCAGCGCTAAGGCCCGAAATATCAACCTGATCAGCGGGCAGAGAAATCAATATGGAATTGAATCTTTCATCCAAACGGATGCCGTTGTTAACCGTGGTAATAGTGGAGGTGCTTTGGTCAATCTAGATGGAGGACTGATTGGTATCAACACGGCCATTGCTACGAACACGGGTACTTTTAGCGGATATTCATTCGCCGTACCTTCCATTTTAGTCAAAAAAGTAATGGACGACCTTTTAGAGTTTGGCGAGGTGAAAAGAGGTTTGCTTGGTGTCCAAATTATGGATGCCGATGGTCGCGGAACGACGGAATTATCGGGTGTTTTGATCAGGGGTGTAAGTCCTGGAGGTGCTGCTGACAAAGCGGGGATTAAGGATAATGATGTGATCGTAGGGATTGATGAACGACCAATAAGAACAACGAGTGAGTTGCAAGAATTTGTGGCTAGAAAAAGACCTGGTGATGAGATTTTGGTTCAATTCAAAAGAGATGGACTTAAAAAAGAGGCAAACCTTACGCTCAAAGAAAAGATTGAATTGATCACAAGAGATCCTGAAGAAATTAAGTTTACTTATAAGGTAGAAGGAGCCACTTTTGCAGGCTTGTCTGACCGATTAAAATATGCGCTGAGAGTTGAAGGAGGTGTTCAACTGTTAGAACTTGGAGATGGCGCTTGGAAAAAAGCTGGTCTCAAAGAGAATTTTGTAATTACTAAAGTTGGCGATCGGGATATCACTGATTTAGAGCAGTTCCAGAGCCTATTAGATAGTAAAAAGAGAGATTTTTACGTCATGGGTAAATATCCCGAAGGGGAGAAGGAGTACTTTAAAATTGATTGGTAA
- a CDS encoding NRAMP family divalent metal transporter encodes MSSNRKNLIKALGPGILFASTCIGVSHLVQSTRAGADFGYGLVAFIILALLFKYPFFEFGSRYTAATKKSLLEGYLAEGKWVLWIYFILSLFSMFTVTAAVTFVTAGMFNNLTGLTLDPTYVSGLILLFCTVVLAIGKYGLLDAMLKIVGAVLLVSTLVAFFASIAKGRVTPVEGFIPPEITERSSLIFIIALMGWMPTAVDLSTWNSLWAVERMKQIGYTPKLKAILFDFNFGYLVTAVLAICFLTLGANVMYGTDVELSGNSTTFSDQVVTLFTSALGDWAYLIIATAAFSAMFSTTITVVDGFGRAMGETVRLLFFKEADSKRTYNGMMVTVSVISFLFILLLAANLKDLVDLATIISFLIAPVIALINYRVITSKQITEEFRPNQRLLGLAKTGIVFLSAFAIVYVIVYFFMG; translated from the coding sequence ATGTCGTCGAATCGAAAAAACTTAATAAAAGCTCTAGGTCCAGGGATTCTTTTTGCCAGTACATGTATTGGTGTTTCACACTTAGTCCAATCGACGCGAGCGGGAGCAGATTTCGGTTATGGACTAGTAGCGTTTATTATCCTCGCTTTACTTTTCAAATACCCATTCTTCGAATTTGGCTCTAGATACACTGCTGCTACAAAAAAGAGCTTATTGGAAGGCTATCTTGCCGAAGGTAAGTGGGTGCTTTGGATCTATTTTATATTAAGCCTTTTCTCGATGTTTACCGTAACCGCTGCAGTAACATTTGTGACGGCGGGAATGTTTAACAACCTCACTGGCCTCACCCTCGACCCCACCTATGTATCTGGGCTGATCTTACTTTTCTGTACAGTGGTTTTGGCGATAGGAAAATATGGCTTGTTAGACGCCATGCTTAAAATTGTTGGGGCTGTATTATTGGTATCAACGCTTGTTGCCTTTTTCGCATCAATAGCCAAAGGAAGAGTAACTCCAGTAGAAGGTTTTATCCCGCCAGAAATCACAGAAAGAAGTAGCCTCATCTTTATTATCGCTTTAATGGGCTGGATGCCTACAGCCGTAGATCTTTCCACATGGAATAGCCTCTGGGCAGTGGAACGCATGAAACAAATTGGTTACACCCCAAAATTAAAAGCCATACTATTTGATTTTAATTTTGGCTATCTCGTCACCGCCGTGCTCGCCATCTGCTTTCTAACTTTGGGTGCTAATGTAATGTACGGCACAGACGTCGAGCTTTCAGGAAATTCCACGACCTTTTCCGATCAGGTAGTCACACTATTTACGAGTGCGCTGGGTGACTGGGCCTATTTGATTATTGCCACTGCTGCATTTAGCGCCATGTTTAGTACAACTATTACCGTTGTCGATGGATTTGGGAGGGCCATGGGCGAAACTGTACGCTTATTGTTCTTTAAAGAAGCCGACTCAAAACGAACATATAATGGCATGATGGTTACGGTGAGTGTAATTTCATTCCTATTTATTCTATTGCTTGCTGCTAACCTGAAAGACCTTGTAGACCTTGCCACAATTATATCTTTCTTGATTGCCCCGGTGATTGCTTTAATCAATTATCGAGTAATCACCTCAAAACAAATTACGGAGGAATTCAGACCAAATCAACGGCTATTAGGGCTAGCCAAAACGGGCATTGTATTCCTCTCGGCCTTCGCGATCGTTTATGTGATCGTTTATTTTTTCATGGGGTAA
- a CDS encoding UDP-2,3-diacylglucosamine diphosphatase, with protein MTEFKSKAKRKIDLLILSDIHLGTFGCQAKELNKYLKSIEPKEVILNGDIIDIWQFSKRYWPKSHMKVVSQFFKWLSKGVRITYITGNHDEMLRKFEGFKVGNFEIQNKKVITIKGKKAWIFRGDIFDFAMQHSRWLTKVGAIGYDFLIVLNRVVNIFAQFLGKDRFSLSKRVKNSVKSAVKFINQFEETSTNIAADNGYDYVICGHIHHPEIKTYNTPKGSVVYLNSGDWVENLTSLEYHKGKWSIFHYHDHDFEYFDEPKTVDKNDLEYMSAESPKELYTNMLKEMMTKQ; from the coding sequence ATGACTGAATTTAAATCAAAAGCAAAAAGGAAAATTGACCTTTTGATTTTGTCTGATATCCATTTAGGGACATTTGGCTGTCAAGCCAAGGAGCTGAATAAATATTTAAAGAGTATTGAGCCAAAAGAGGTAATACTGAATGGAGATATTATTGATATCTGGCAATTCAGTAAAAGATATTGGCCAAAGAGCCACATGAAAGTTGTTAGTCAATTCTTTAAATGGCTATCGAAGGGAGTTAGAATCACTTATATCACAGGGAATCATGACGAAATGCTTCGGAAATTTGAAGGCTTTAAGGTAGGTAACTTCGAGATTCAGAATAAAAAAGTTATCACCATCAAAGGTAAAAAAGCATGGATTTTTCGCGGGGATATTTTCGATTTCGCCATGCAACATTCTCGATGGCTGACTAAGGTTGGTGCGATTGGTTACGATTTTCTGATCGTCTTGAATAGGGTAGTAAATATTTTTGCACAATTTCTTGGGAAGGATCGTTTCTCACTTTCCAAAAGAGTGAAGAATAGCGTGAAAAGTGCTGTTAAATTCATTAACCAATTTGAAGAAACATCTACTAATATCGCTGCCGATAATGGTTATGACTATGTCATTTGCGGACATATCCATCATCCTGAAATCAAAACCTATAACACACCGAAAGGGTCCGTCGTTTATCTTAACTCAGGTGACTGGGTTGAAAATCTAACGTCCCTTGAATACCACAAGGGGAAGTGGTCCATCTTCCATTACCATGATCATGATTTTGAGTATTTTGATGAACCCAAAACGGTGGATAAAAATGATTTGGAATACATGTCTGCTGAGTCGCCTAAAGAGCTATACACCAATATGCTCAAGGAGATGATGACCAAGCAATGA
- a CDS encoding Hsp20/alpha crystallin family protein, whose translation MNLVRRNSDWTSPLTIDRFFDRFLNESTDQTTASFTPRVDIAESDKAFEIQLAVPGLDKKDINIDLRDGLLTISGERKFVKEDKERNFYAVQTQYGTFKKSFQLPDSVEESKIEASYNNGILNVVVPKDESKRIVSKITVK comes from the coding sequence ATGAACTTAGTACGTAGAAATTCAGACTGGACATCACCATTGACAATAGATCGGTTTTTCGATCGTTTCTTAAATGAGTCAACTGACCAAACGACGGCATCTTTTACACCTCGTGTAGATATAGCCGAGTCCGACAAGGCTTTTGAGATTCAATTGGCAGTACCGGGCTTAGATAAGAAAGATATTAACATCGATTTAAGGGATGGTCTTCTGACTATCAGTGGGGAAAGGAAATTCGTGAAAGAAGATAAAGAGAGAAATTTTTATGCTGTTCAAACACAGTATGGAACTTTTAAAAAGTCTTTTCAATTACCAGATAGCGTAGAAGAATCAAAAATTGAAGCATCTTATAACAATGGCATTCTAAATGTAGTTGTGCCGAAAGATGAAAGTAAAAGAATAGTTTCGAAGATAACCGTGAAGTAG
- a CDS encoding aldo/keto reductase: MNYRTLGKTNFNISEISIGTWQVGGKWGSGFDNNLADRLLNSAIDAGVNFIDTADVYEAGLSEKAVGRVVKQRSEQIFVATKCGRQINPHVSENYTPAALTKYVEESLNRTGLERLDLIQLHCPPTDVYYRPEIFETFERLKEQGKIAHLGVSVEKVEEALKAIEFENVSTVQIIFNVLRQRPSDLFFQEAQKKNVGIIVRVPLASGLLTGKFSNQTHFDANDHRNFNRKGEAFDKGETFSGIDYNLGLQAVDELKQLFPSEENLAPRALQWILAHPEVSCIIPGASNEAHITSNLSTFKLPDLTQDQLDKINDIYGRLIKPEVHHLW, from the coding sequence ATGAATTACAGAACTCTCGGTAAAACAAACTTTAATATCTCTGAAATATCAATAGGTACATGGCAGGTCGGCGGCAAATGGGGGTCTGGCTTCGATAATAACCTTGCTGATCGCTTATTGAATTCGGCCATTGATGCAGGGGTAAATTTCATAGATACCGCAGATGTATATGAAGCAGGTCTCAGCGAAAAAGCAGTTGGCCGCGTAGTTAAACAACGAAGCGAACAAATTTTTGTCGCTACTAAATGTGGTCGGCAAATTAATCCGCATGTGAGCGAAAACTACACTCCCGCTGCACTCACCAAATACGTAGAAGAAAGCCTGAATCGTACAGGTTTGGAAAGACTGGACCTTATCCAACTGCACTGCCCTCCTACTGACGTGTATTATCGGCCCGAAATCTTCGAAACTTTTGAAAGACTGAAAGAGCAAGGTAAGATTGCACATCTCGGAGTTAGTGTAGAGAAGGTAGAAGAAGCATTGAAAGCTATAGAGTTTGAGAATGTATCTACTGTTCAGATCATCTTTAATGTACTCCGCCAAAGACCTTCAGATTTATTCTTTCAAGAAGCACAAAAAAAGAATGTGGGTATCATTGTAAGAGTACCACTTGCAAGCGGACTTCTTACGGGTAAATTTTCAAATCAAACCCATTTCGACGCCAATGATCACCGCAACTTTAACCGTAAGGGTGAAGCTTTCGATAAGGGTGAAACCTTTTCGGGAATTGATTACAACCTTGGCTTACAGGCTGTCGACGAGCTTAAGCAACTTTTTCCTAGCGAAGAAAACCTAGCGCCAAGAGCACTTCAATGGATTCTGGCTCACCCAGAAGTAAGCTGCATCATACCTGGTGCCTCAAATGAAGCCCATATCACTTCAAATCTTTCTACATTCAAATTGCCTGACCTTACTCAAGATCAGCTTGATAAGATCAATGATATTTACGGCCGCTTGATCAAACCCGAAGTTCACCATCTTTGGTAA
- the amaB gene encoding L-piperidine-6-carboxylate dehydrogenase, with translation MEIQQDFGMADALNKLGVKSSNHGTSTGLETLGSGTEISSYSPVDGHLIGSVTATTAAEYEQVVTTAQGAFKMWRDMPAPHRGEIVRQFGEKLRANKDALGKLVSYEMGKSFQEGLGEVQEMIDICDFAVGLSRQLHGLTIKSERPGHHMQEQWHPLGIVGIISAFNFPVAVWAWNTAIAWICGDVCIWKPSEKTPLCGVACQNIIAEVLKDNNLPEGISCMINGDYTVGEMMTADGRVPLVSATGSIRMGKIVGKAVAERLGKSILELGGNNAIIISPEADLRMTVIGSVFGAVGTAGQRCTSTRRLIIHESIYDKVKQALVDAYGQLRIGNPLDENNHVGPLIDKDAVNSYLAAIGKVKTEGGNVIVEGGVLEGEGYESGCYVKPCIVEANNEFEIVQAETFAPILYLLKYEGDVQNAIDLQNGVAQGLSSAIMTNSVQEAHYFLSASGSDCGIANVNIGTSGAEIGGAFGGEKETGGGRESGSDAWKAYMRRQTNTLNYTTELPLAQGIKFDL, from the coding sequence ATGGAAATTCAGCAAGACTTCGGCATGGCTGATGCACTTAACAAATTAGGTGTTAAATCAAGTAATCATGGGACTTCGACTGGCCTGGAAACATTAGGGTCTGGAACGGAGATTTCATCATATTCTCCTGTAGATGGTCACTTGATTGGATCAGTTACGGCTACTACTGCGGCAGAATATGAGCAAGTTGTGACAACGGCTCAAGGTGCATTTAAAATGTGGCGAGATATGCCAGCCCCCCACCGCGGAGAGATTGTTCGCCAGTTTGGAGAGAAGTTAAGAGCAAATAAGGATGCATTGGGTAAGCTAGTGTCATATGAAATGGGCAAGTCGTTTCAAGAAGGTCTTGGTGAGGTACAGGAGATGATTGATATCTGCGACTTTGCTGTTGGATTGTCCCGTCAATTGCACGGTTTGACGATAAAATCAGAACGTCCCGGACACCATATGCAGGAGCAGTGGCATCCACTCGGAATTGTAGGGATTATCTCTGCTTTCAATTTCCCAGTGGCCGTTTGGGCTTGGAATACAGCTATAGCATGGATTTGCGGTGATGTTTGTATTTGGAAACCTTCAGAAAAGACACCTTTATGTGGTGTGGCTTGTCAAAATATTATTGCTGAGGTATTGAAAGACAATAATCTACCAGAAGGAATATCATGCATGATTAATGGAGATTATACAGTAGGAGAAATGATGACCGCAGATGGTCGAGTGCCATTGGTTTCTGCCACGGGATCTATCAGAATGGGTAAGATTGTGGGTAAAGCTGTGGCCGAGCGTTTGGGTAAATCAATCCTAGAACTGGGTGGTAACAACGCGATTATTATTTCGCCTGAGGCAGACTTACGCATGACGGTTATTGGAAGTGTCTTTGGAGCAGTTGGGACTGCTGGCCAGCGATGTACTTCTACAAGAAGACTGATTATTCACGAATCTATTTATGATAAAGTAAAGCAAGCCTTAGTTGATGCTTATGGTCAATTGCGTATTGGAAATCCGTTGGATGAAAATAACCATGTAGGTCCGCTTATCGATAAGGATGCTGTGAATAGCTATCTTGCTGCTATTGGTAAGGTGAAAACAGAAGGTGGTAATGTTATCGTTGAAGGTGGCGTTTTAGAAGGTGAAGGATATGAGAGCGGCTGCTATGTAAAACCTTGTATAGTAGAAGCGAACAACGAGTTTGAGATTGTTCAGGCCGAAACCTTTGCCCCGATTTTATATTTGCTGAAATACGAAGGAGATGTGCAAAATGCGATAGACTTGCAAAACGGCGTGGCACAAGGCCTATCGTCGGCTATTATGACTAACAGTGTACAGGAAGCACATTATTTCCTTTCTGCTTCTGGTTCTGATTGTGGAATTGCCAACGTTAATATTGGTACTTCAGGTGCCGAAATTGGTGGAGCCTTTGGTGGCGAGAAAGAAACTGGGGGTGGTAGAGAGTCAGGTTCAGATGCTTGGAAAGCCTATATGAGAAGACAAACGAATACCCTGAATTATACTACCGAACTACCTTTAGCCCAA